Genomic segment of Tomitella fengzijianii:
ACGGCGAGGGCGCGCTCGTCGCCCACGCCGAGCTAGATTTCGGCGACGGCCGCTTGCAGCTGGGCGATCCCAACCCCCAGTACGGCCTGGTCGCCGCTGCGCGCCCGGCAGGGCCGGACGCCGATTCCGTCAGCAACTCGATGACCCTGTACCGCCCGGACGTCGACGCTGTGGTCGAGCGCGCGCTGGCGGCCGGCGCGACTCTGCGCGAGCCGGTCACGGACTTCGTCTCCGGCGACAGGTTCGCGTCGCTGCTCGACCCCGTCGGCCGGCGGTGGAACGTCATGACGCGCACCGTCGACATCAGCGAGGCCGAAAGCGCACGTCGGGTGGATGAATGGGCCGCGGCGGGCTTTCCAGCGATGGACGGGTGACCCCGGACAGCAGAGGGCGCGTGCTCCGCCTCCCGAGGTTCCGGGGGTGGAACACGCGCCCTCGCGCGTGTGTGCAGCCTGCTGCTACACGTTATGGCAGGCCACGTAGTGGTTCTCGCCGATCTCCCGCATCTGCGGTTCCTCTTCCTTGCACCGGTCCGTGGCCAGCGGGCACCGCGTGTGGAAGCGGCACCCCGACGGCGGGTTGAGCGGCGAGGGCAAATCGCCCTCGAGCGCGTCGAACTCGTTGTCGTCGGCCACGCCTCGCGCGCGGTCCGGGTCGGGGATCGAGGAGATGAGCAGCCGGGTGTACGGATGCTTGGCCGAGTGCTCTATGCCGTCGCTGGGCGCGATCTCGCACACCTTGCCCAGGTACATGACCATCATCCGGTCGCTGATGCTCTTGACCACCGCGATGTTGTGCGCGATGAACATCATCGTCAGCTCGAACTCCTGCTTGAGTTCCTCGAGCAGGTTGAGGATCTGCGCCTGCACCGAGACGTCGAGACTCGACACCGGCTCGTCGCAGATGAGCATCTTGGGCTTGAGCATCAGGGCACGCCCGATGCACACGCGCTGACACTGCCCGCCGGAAAGCTCGCCCGGGGTGCGGTCCCAGACCGCGTCCGGGTCCAGCCCCACGTTGGTCAGCATCTCGCGGCCCAGCGTTTCGAGCCGCTTCTTGTCGCGCACGCCCCAGATCTGCAGGCCCTCGGTGATCAGGTGCTTGACCTTGCGCCGCGGGTTCAGCGACGACATCGGGTCCTGCATGATCATCTGCATGTGGTTGCGGAACTGCCGCAGCGCCTTGGGGTTGAACTTCTGCAGTTCGTAGCCGTCGAGCGTGACCGTGCCACTGGTGGGGGTGGGCAGCTGCAGCACCGCCCGGCCCGCGGTGGACTTGCCGCAGCCGGACTCGCCCACCACGCCCAGCGTCTCGCCCGCCAGCAGGTCGAAGCTGATGCCGGACACGGCATGCACCTTCTGCTTGCCCGCATCGAACTCCACGACGAGATCCTCGACGCTGAGCATCGGCTTGTCGTCGGGGCGCAGGTGCGCCTTGCCTGTTCCCGCCATCAGACGGCCTCCAACTTCAGCTCGCGGCCGGCTGCGGTGCGTCCGGCCTTCTCGTTGGCGGCGAGCGCCGCATCGCCCTCGGGGGTGCCGACGGGGAAGTGGCACGCAACCCTGTGCGGATGCTTCGGGTCGGCGCCGGGCTCGCCGTCGGCGTCCTTCGCGACGTCGAGGGCCGGCGCCTCGGTGAGGCACCGCTCCTGCGCGTACCGGCAGCGATCAGCGAAGGCGCACCCCGGAATGGGCTTGGTCATGTCCGGCAGACCGCCGTCGATCGATTCGAGCGGCGTGTGCGGCGCGTCCCCGAGGTCGGGGATCGCCGCCAGCAACGCGGTCGTGTACGGGTGCCGCGGGCTGGAGAACAGCTGCTTGGTCGGCGCCATCTCCACGACCCGCCCGGCGTACATCACCGCGACGCGGTCGGTCTGCCCCGCGACCACGCCGAGGTCGTGGCTGACCAGGATCGACGCCATGCCCATCTCGTGGCGCAGGTCGTCGAGCAGGTCCAGGATCTGCTTCTGCACCGTCACGTCGAGCGCCGTGGTGGGCTCGTCGGCGATGACGAGCGTGGGGTCGCAGGCCAGCGCGATCGCGATGACGACGCGTTGGCGCATGCCGCCGGACAGCTCGTGCGGGTACTGGTCGATCCGGCGCGCGGGTTCCGGGATGCGCACCTTGCGCAGCAGTTCGACGGCCCGTTCCCGAGCCTGCTTCTTGTCCAGGCCCATGTGCACGCGGATCGACTCGGTCAGCTGCGTGCCGATGTGCTTGAGCGGATTGAGCGCGCTCATCGGATCCTGGAAGATCATCGCGATGTCGTCGCCCCAGAGCTCCCGCTGCTGCTTACGGGTGATCGCCTGCATGTCGTGCCCCGCGAAGCGGACCTCGCCGGTGATGTGCGTGGCGTTGTCGCCGGAGATCAGGCCCATGGCGGTCTTGCCCAGCACGGACTTGCCCGAGCCGGATTCGCCGACCAGGCCCAGCGTCTCCCCGGCCTCGAGCGTCAGCGACACGCCGTCGACCGCGTGCAGCCATCCGCGTTTGGTACGGAAGCGGGTGGACACGTTGTCGACGGACAGCAGCGGCCCGTCGTACTTGCGCTCTGCGGCGCCCGGACCGGCGGCCGTCCCGGCGACCTTGTCGGCGCCGTCGTTGGTCTCGGCGGTGGTGCTCATCGGTGACCTCCATGTCCGCAAGGGGCGGAGTCTGACTGGTGTACGG
This window contains:
- a CDS encoding VOC family protein, encoding MSAATNNSAHTAADGAHTVNGTPRGFTSLTPFLVVSDAAAAIDFYVAAFGAIEVSRVESPAPDGEGALVAHAELDFGDGRLQLGDPNPQYGLVAAARPAGPDADSVSNSMTLYRPDVDAVVERALAAGATLREPVTDFVSGDRFASLLDPVGRRWNVMTRTVDISEAESARRVDEWAAAGFPAMDG
- a CDS encoding ABC transporter ATP-binding protein, whose protein sequence is MAGTGKAHLRPDDKPMLSVEDLVVEFDAGKQKVHAVSGISFDLLAGETLGVVGESGCGKSTAGRAVLQLPTPTSGTVTLDGYELQKFNPKALRQFRNHMQMIMQDPMSSLNPRRKVKHLITEGLQIWGVRDKKRLETLGREMLTNVGLDPDAVWDRTPGELSGGQCQRVCIGRALMLKPKMLICDEPVSSLDVSVQAQILNLLEELKQEFELTMMFIAHNIAVVKSISDRMMVMYLGKVCEIAPSDGIEHSAKHPYTRLLISSIPDPDRARGVADDNEFDALEGDLPSPLNPPSGCRFHTRCPLATDRCKEEEPQMREIGENHYVACHNV
- a CDS encoding ABC transporter ATP-binding protein, which produces MSTTAETNDGADKVAGTAAGPGAAERKYDGPLLSVDNVSTRFRTKRGWLHAVDGVSLTLEAGETLGLVGESGSGKSVLGKTAMGLISGDNATHITGEVRFAGHDMQAITRKQQRELWGDDIAMIFQDPMSALNPLKHIGTQLTESIRVHMGLDKKQARERAVELLRKVRIPEPARRIDQYPHELSGGMRQRVVIAIALACDPTLVIADEPTTALDVTVQKQILDLLDDLRHEMGMASILVSHDLGVVAGQTDRVAVMYAGRVVEMAPTKQLFSSPRHPYTTALLAAIPDLGDAPHTPLESIDGGLPDMTKPIPGCAFADRCRYAQERCLTEAPALDVAKDADGEPGADPKHPHRVACHFPVGTPEGDAALAANEKAGRTAAGRELKLEAV